GATTTGGCAACAGCCATGGAAAACACAACAGATTACACAACGTAAGAAATATATTGATGCGCAGTTTTGGATTCTCGTATGAATTGAAAATCTGCCATACCAATAACAACATTTATACCGATTAGAAAGTTAATTTTAACTTGAATGGGTGTAAGAAGATGCAGCAACAGGATTGGACTTGTGCAAGAAAGACTTTACATTTTGAGATTGTAAGATAACCAAACGATGGTGTGATTTTGAGAGTTACATGCACTTCTCAACCATGGACTGCATTTTAATGCGACTAACTTCCCAAACCTGATGTGTTAATTTTTGCTTTCCTTTGTCCCTACGTATAACAGTCCTGAGCCGTCTAAGTTGCCATCTGGGTCTTGTATACTAAAAGGTGCTAGTTACGCTAATCAAACACAACTAGGAAACTCAAACAAAAGGTACCTGCGGAATTGGCAACATGACAAAAACATCCAGCCAGAATCCGGCGGGGGACATGAGGTAGCGAGAAGCGATGGCACGTGGGTCCCATACTAGTTTTCCGCAACCAACCACCAGCGACTCTTTGGACACGTAAGCCAACCGAAACTGAAGCCAGAAGTGACAGGTGTGCACCAGGTCAACGCACGTGCGAATCGCGGAGACAATCGTGGCGACCCCACCGTCCCTGTAAATGCACGGCTGATTATCGGcagcaccaccaccaccccGGACCCGGATAGACattgcaaaaaagaaaagaggatcaACGGCCAATGCCACGGCACGAGCCAGTAATATGATCCGGTTCCACCTCTGCACCCTGGCGCTACGCGGGTCTAAAACTCGGCCCGGCAATAGCCCCGGTGGACTCGGGTTGTCCCCCGTCCTCGATTTGCGGCAGTTGATGGGGAGTAGAGATGAACCGGCGGAGGCCTCCCATTCGGGTTGGTGATCCGGATCGCAGGTAGTCGAGTGGAAAACCGGGACACCTACTTGGGTGCAGGCATAACATGCGTATGGATAAATGCTGTCGTCAGCTTCCAAGTCGGAGCTGCAAGGATTGATTCGCTGGAACTGCTTTGCAATCCACCTGAGACGATCAACAGCaacaattataatttatacatacatacatatatatacatatataacatAACTAATGACGCGTGATCTTGTAATTAAGttgaatttatttgtttatggGAT
The genomic region above belongs to Coffea arabica cultivar ET-39 chromosome 7c, Coffea Arabica ET-39 HiFi, whole genome shotgun sequence and contains:
- the LOC140010739 gene encoding cyclic nucleotide-gated ion channel 2-like isoform X2 produces the protein MWIAKQFQRINPCSSDLEADDSIYPYACYACTQVGVPVFHSTTCDPDHQPEWEASAGSSLLPINCRKSRTGDNPSPPGLLPGRVLDPRSARVQRWNRIILLARAVALAVDPLFFFAMSIRVRGGGGAADNQPCIYRDGGVATIVSAIRTCVDLVHTCHFWLQFRLAYVSKESLVVGCGKLVWDPRAIASRYLMSPAGFWLDVFVMLPIPQAVYLLVVPKLLEADRIQLTLSILPIIFSMQFLPKVYHSFSLMRRMRKVTGYIFGTIWWGFGLNLIAYFLASHVSGGYWYILAIQRIASCLAQQCDRSKASCNQKLSCAMEVCYWASRRTCAVAQWATILNPHADVWKRSSPYLWCLGD